A genomic segment from Drosophila miranda strain MSH22 chromosome 3, D.miranda_PacBio2.1, whole genome shotgun sequence encodes:
- the LOC108159416 gene encoding pneumococcal serine-rich repeat protein isoform X16: MDLSLERDSSALGSLFQQIINDMKNTSPLWDDFVAKASKLHTCLRAAIQAIAAYLDAFQKIADAATNSRGASKEIGTALTRVCLRHKAVETRLKTFTSAIMDCLVQPLQDKIEDWKRTVATIDKDHAKEYKRCRSELKKRSSDTLRLQKKARKGQTDGLQSLMDSHMQDVTLRRAELEEVEKRSLRAAMVEERLRYCSFVHMLQPVVHEECEVMSELGHLQEAMQSIALVTKEPSVLPQASEELIHDAKASINLYPESPGGGSGSQGGGCSNSLGSRKSSVCSISSMNSSGSSNSPGHHHYPRSLSQFVTPAIRLKPGESSDSGFCSSPALTTQVSNATNQTANVSTWPPHSQDVVDTLPPTADRPHTISTAYEKGHQRPPLTVYTFQNPETIHESGSGNGINNGSVAPSNGQPSSGQTTPATQKSPAASLSRPPLPVKPAHVRCSSLERPLSAQSNHRQGSGSGGLLQRQCPSPIPAHITKDKSFEDSIKALNNLIGELDSFQREIDEGKGKQNSNSNSSNNNLTTSSSSSENNNLPPVCIGSTASTTSTSTTNIDLCGISNQTNSSGCGTDMSDTTSEELAGEEGGHLMDPTLAEARRRERELLGASDSELSRCYVSETSSLTGGLTAGGYENPTFAHFVASASRDDPYNGGSGSEGRSLYAPASVSVSADSISLAASDSICLSGQPRHAYVDTCSDSGSAVVVIYDHQIPNTPDIEFVKQNSEIVLLRTKDPQVQSQLQLYEMRELQQLPSNLAGSPDSPDSGSGKALPPATATVAPAKQRLSSFRASSEQQLQLLGRGSPQRGKANHVDQPPQQQQPAQGTVSDNSSLPVEPPVMRRQLPPKPTSLCLSLFNGTGTGTGSGSGSGTGTGSNQPPSVADKPLIPRKSDFKADLDAKIRRQKQKVQQQIQQQQQQQQKQQQTPQQPLQQQQQQQQQQQHSPQSHQTRNCNVTNGPAAAVVIASASDPILSPHPYQNQNQNHRMPSQNQTTATSNHKQYQTPQAAATATSKTSASPPSATIANPALSSLSPRGGLPQPSSSSSSLPSSASASTNSTSTNALAPLPVATATATATAPCRPPPSAPPPAHPYVCSSNAANPQANHQANTNTNSTANANANASLKPGITPRPASLSGGAGGGLGGAGGSTRIARRSSINQAKPPPPVRRSSSVTPSPNASVGHATHLQLQHNTPLSSSSEHLPPPPAFMLESMSSAPPVAMPSSALKVSETVRALAAMRHQPASPGTLRRIQQQQQQHQQQQQQQQQYQPPLQSVHNSPMNDDPSYEAYYDSYMDLQAYAHALANGQQQQPGQQMPPPLPPPNQQRFNHQQQQQQQQYHPQQCYPQQQQQQQHVAQKPPTPPVYHAPPAPPPTADATFRTSSPAAGGGGGGGIYAQPKLVNSMSSFRTSSPSPNGHGHGHAHPLPPTQPKANPNLIAQLNARLNSKQQQQQQHHQQQHASEGIYGNQQQPGGESIYTRSGLSMSQPQQQQHYDAAAPILSMRQAQQQQQQYQHLQQQHYTCPPPLEDPPPPPIYSAGASATMPKKMARPHAGQSAASQLSAYAAGSATATLPKNMMQQQQRLQQQLQQQQQQHQQYQQPAGMGNGNGHVNQRPQLPLPQQQMQQQQQQKLRAAQQQHLAEQQQQQQQQQRQPPIPSRHSSVQQKIFVSTNPFIQTTAVKFHSPSASPTCGSPVTGSGSVSSASIYATTARGNHHQQQIHHPQQQQHQQQQQQHYYREVAGGNSNGGAAYYNHNNAHGHGHANANAHANVHAHAHMSHAQAHHPNFVTSTNIEKTGSIRAKTKAEFLENLNAKLAKQGMSGRAFAVRNLINSKALMYQNPQNLSRPSAQYRRPPTYPNTTTTTSTTATTTTATGTGTGTGHCDEQC, translated from the exons ATGGATCTAAGTCTGGAACGCGATAGCTCTGCTCTGGGGAGTCTGTTCCAACAGATTATCAATGACATGAAG AACACCTCTCCACTGTGGGATGACTTCGTGGCAAAGGCCAGCAAATTGCACACATGCTTGAG GGCTGCCATACAGGCAATCGCCGCCTATTTGGATGCCTTCCAGAAGATAGCCGATGCGGCCACCAATTCCAGAG GCGCCTCCAAGGAAATTGGCACCGCCCTGACCCGGGTCTGCCTGCGCCACAAGGCAGTGGAGACCCGCTTGAAGACCTTCACCAGCGCCATTATGGACTGTCTGGTGCAGCCGCTGCAGGACAAGATCGAGGACTGGAAACGCACCGTGGCCACCATCGACAAGGACCATGCCAAAGAATACAAGCGCTGCCGGAGTGAGCTGAAGAAGCGCTCCAGCGACACGCTGCGGCTCCAGAAGAAGGCCCGCAAGGGCCAGACCGACGGCCTCCAGTCGCTGATGGACTCGCACATGCAGGACGTGACCCTGCGCCGGGCCGAGCTGGAGGAGGTGGAGAAGCGTTCGCTGCGAGCGGCCATGGTGGAGGAGCGGCTGCGCTACTGCAGCTTCGTCCACATGCTGCAGCCGGTGGTGCACGAGGAGTGCGAGGTGATGTCTGAGCTGGGACATCTGCAG GAGGCCATGCAGTCCATTGCTCTGGTCACCAAGGAGCCCAGTGTCCTGCCGCAGGCCTCCGAGGAGCTCATCCACGATGCCAAGGCCAGCATCAATCTCTATCCGGAGTCGCCGGGCGGCGGATCCGGCTCCCAGGGCGGCGGCTGCTCCAACTCTCTGGGATCCAGGAAGAGCTCTGTCTGCTCCATCAGCAGCATGAACAGCAGCGGCTCCAGCAACTCTCCGGGCCATCATCACTATCCGCGCTCCCTGTCGCAG TTTGTAACGCCCGCAATTCGCTTGAAACCTGGTGAATCCAGTGATAGTGGCTTTTGCTCATCGCCAGCTCTAACAACAcag GTCTCGAACGCAACGAACCAGACGGCAAATGTGTCGACATGGCCGCCACATTCCCAGGACGTGGTGGACACCCTCCCGCCCACGGCCGACCGACCGCACACCATTTCCACGGCATACGAGAAGGGTCACCAGCGCCCGCCACTGACTGTCTACACGTTCCAGAACCCAGAGACCATCCACGAGTCCGGGAGCGGCAACGGGATCAACAATGGATCGGTGGCCCCATCCAACGGACAGCCATCGTCGGGCCAGACCACACCGGCCACCCAGAAGTCTCCGGCCGCATCGCTCAGTCGTCCGCCTCTGCCAGTC AAGCCGGCCCATGTG CGCTGCTCGTCGCTGGAGCGTCCGCTGTCGGCGCAGAGCAACCACCGTCAGGGCAGTGGAAGCGGCGGCCTGCTGCAGCGTCAGTGCCCCTCACCGATACCGGCTCATATCACGAAAG ACAAATCTTTCGAAGACTCAATCAAAGcattaaataatttaattgGCGAACTAGACTCGTTTCAACGTGAGATTGATGAGGGCAAGGGCAAGcagaacagcaacagcaacagcagcaacaacaacctgACAAcgagtagcagcagcagcgagaaCAACAACCTGCCCCCCGTCTGCATCGGCAGCACCGccagcaccaccagcaccagcaccaccaaCATCGATTTGTGCGGCATCAGCAACCAGACCAACTCCAGCGGCTGCGGCACGGACATGTCGGACACCACCTCCGAGGAGCTGGCCGGTGAGGAGGGGGGCCACCTGATGGACCCCACGCTGGCGGAGGCCAGGCGGCGAGAACGAGAGCTTCTGGGCGCCAGCGATTCGGAGCTGAGTCGCTGCTATGTGAGCGAGACGAGTTCGCTGACCGGCGGCCTGACAGCGGGCGGCTACGAGAACCCCACGTTCGCCCACTTTGTGGCGAGTGCGAGCCGCGACGACCCCTACAACGGGGGGTCGGGCAGCGAGGGGCGCTCCCTATATGCGCCCGcctccgtgtccgtgtccgcgGACAGCATCTCGCTGGCCGCCTCCGACAGCATCTGCCTGTCGGGGCAGCCGCGGCACGCCTACGTGGACACCTgcagcgacagcggcagcgCCGTCGTAGTGATCTACGACCACCAGATCCCCAACACCCCGGACATTGAGTTCGTCAAGCAGAACTCGGAGATAGTCCTGCTGCGCACCAAGGACCCCCAGGTGCAGTCGCAGCTGCAGCTTTACGAGATGCGcgagctgcagcagctgccCTCGAATCTAGCCGGATCCCCGGACTCGCCGGACTCGGGCAGTGGCAAGGCGCTCCCGCCGGCAACAGCAACTGTGGCGCCCGCCAAGCAGCGACTCTCCTCGTTTCGCGCCTCCagcgagcagcagctgcagctgctcgGACGCGGCAGCCCGCAAAGAGGTAAAGCAAACCACGTCGATCAGccgccccagcagcagcagccggcaCAAGGGACAGTCAGTGATAACAGTAGCCTCCCAGTAGAGCCTCCTGTGATGCGGCGACAGCTGCCCCCAAAGCCCACCAGCCTCTGCCTGAGCCTTTTCAATGGTACAGGTACAGGTACGGGgtcgggttcgggttcgggtacgggtacgggttcGAATCAGCCTCCCAGTGTGGCCGACAAGCCATTGATACCCCGAAAGTCAGACTTTAAGGCCGACTTAGATGCCAAAATACGcaggcagaagcagaaggTTCAACAGcaaatacagcagcagcaacagcaacagcagaagcagcaacaaacGCCACAGCAGccactgcaacagcagcagcagcagcagcagcaacaacaacactcACCACAGTCGCACCAAACCAGAAACTGTAATGTCACTAATggcccagcagcagccgttGTTATTGCATCCGCATCAGATCCAATCTTGAGCCCGCATCCataccaaaaccaaaaccaaaatcaTAGAATGCCAAGCCAAAATCAGACAACAGCAACATCCAATCATAAGCAATACCAGACGCCCCAAGCAGCTGCGACAGCAACATCAAAAACATCAGCATCTCCTCCATCTGCAACAATAGCAAACCCAGCATTATCATCATTGTCACCTCGCGGCGGTCTGCCAcagccatcatcatcatcgtcatcattaccatcatctgcatctgcatccaCAAACTCCACATCGACAAACGCTCTTGCTCCGTTGCccgttgccactgccactgccactgccactgccccctGCAGACCACCACCATCAGCGCCACCACCCGCCCATCCATATGTGTGCTCCTCGAATGCCGCCAACCCCCAAGCCAACCATCAAGccaatacgaatacgaattccactgccaatgccaatgccaatgccagtcTCAAGCCAGGCATTACGCCCAGGCCGGCCTCGTTGTCGG gaggagcaggaggaggattAGGAGGAGCAGGTGGCTCAACGCGGATCGCACGTCGTTCGTCCATCAATCAGGCCAAGCCACCGCCGCCAGTGCGACGCAGCTCCTCGGTGACACCCAGTCCCAATGCTTCGGTGGGG CACGCGACGCATCTGCAGCTGCAACATAACACACCGCTAAGCAGCTCCAGCGAGCATCTACCACCGCCGCCAGCCTTTATGCTGGAGTCCATGTCCAGCGCTCCTCCAGTGGCCATGCCGAGCTCCGCTCTTAAGGTGTCGGAGACGGTGCGAGCCCTGGCAGCCATGCGGCATCAGCCGGCATCGCCTGGTACGCTAAGACgtatacagcagcagcagcagcaacaccagcaacaacaacaacagcaacaacaatatcAACCCCCACTGCAG TCAGTGCACAACTCCCCCATGAACGACGACCCGAGCTATGAGGCCTACTATGACTCCTATATGGATCTGCAGGCCTATGCTCATGCCTTGGCCAatggccaacagcagcagccgggccAGCAGATGCCACCACCCCTGCCACCGCCCAACCAGCAACGCTTTAATcatcaacagcaacagcaacagcagcaataTCATCCACAGCAATGCTatccacagcagcaacagcagcagcaacatgtGGCACAAAAGCCGCCAACGCCACCTGTCTACCACGCCCCACCAGCACCACCGCCTACAGCGGATGCC ACGTTCCGCACCTCGTCACCGGCCGCAGGCGGAGGAGGCGGTGGGGGCATCTATGCCCAACCCAAGCTGGTCAACAGCATGTCCAGCTTCCGCACCAGCAGCCCAAGTCCcaatgggcatgggcatgggcatgcgCACCCACTGCCACCGACACAGCCCAAGGCGAACCCGAATCTAATTGCACAGCTGAATGCACGACTCAacagcaagcagcagcagcagcagcagcaccatcaacagcagcatgCTTCCGAGGGCATCTACGGCAACCAGCAGCAACCTGGAGGCGAGTCGATCTACACGCGGAGCGGCCTGTCCATGTCCcagccgcaacagcagcaacactATGACG CAGCTGCCCCAATCCTGAGCATGCGACAggctcagcagcagcagcagcagtaccaacatctgcagcagcagcattacACGTGCCCGCCTCCACTGGAGGAtccgccaccgccacccaTTTACAGTGCCGGAGCATCGGCCACGATGCCCAAAAAGATGGCACGCCCCCATGCTGGCCAGAGTGCGGCCTCTCAGTTGAGTGCCTATGCAGCAGGTTCGGCCACGGCTACGCTCCCAAAAAACatgatgcagcagcagcaacgtttacagcagcagctacaacagcagcagcagcagcatcagcaatACCAACAGCCGGCAGGCAtgggcaatggcaatggccaTGTAAATCAGCGTCCACAGTTGCCTCTTCCCCAGCAGCagatgcagcaacagcagcagcagaaactgaGAGCAGCTCAACAGCAACATTTGGcggaacagcaacagcagcagcagcaacagcagcgccagcCACCCATACCGTCGCGGCACTCGAGTGTACAGCAAAAGATATTCGTGTCAACGAATCCATTCATACAAACTACGGCCGTCAAGTTCCATTCGCCCTCAGCCTCGCCCACTTGCGGCTCGCCCGTAACTGGATCTGGGTCTGTATCCTCGGCTAGTATTTATGCCACAACGGCGCGTGGCaatcaccaccagcagcaaATACATCatccacaacagcagcagcatcaacagcaacagcaacagcattaTTATCGCGAGGTTGCTGGGGGCAACAGCAATGGCGGCGCTGCTTACTACAACCACAATAATGCCCATGGCCATGGCCACGCGAATGCGAACGCCCATGCCAATGTCCATGCCCACGCCCACATGTCCCATGCCCAGGCACATCATCCAA ACTTCGTCACAAGCACAAATATCGAAAAGACTGGCAGCATTCGGGCCAAGACCAAGGCCGAGTTCCTCGAGAATCTCAACGCGAAACTGGCCAAGCAGGGCATGTCCGGCCGCGCATTTGCCGTGCGAAATCTCATCAATAGCAAGGCCCTG ATGTATCAGAATCCACAAAATCTATCGCGCCCCAGTGCTCAATATCGTAGACCTCCCACCTATCCCAACACCACTACCACGACCAGCACAACCGcaaccacaaccacagccactggcactggcactggcactggccacTGTGATGAGCAGTGCTAA